The proteins below come from a single Chrysoperla carnea chromosome 1, inChrCarn1.1, whole genome shotgun sequence genomic window:
- the LOC123304953 gene encoding uncharacterized protein LOC123304953 isoform X3, with the protein MNWIVSILLVVTIVEAGDMMRKSIVFDKNTPDVFYCPIHKPTGFDKLIVKARPLSRLCEFEGKGIPEDYKSDCYQDVDETEYACKEKYRIMMRMYPPGSEKPFDDSSLAKFKAVDMDKVLKVLPEDKRIFLKNRLG; encoded by the exons ATGAATTGGATAGTTAGCATATTATTAGTAGTCACGATTGTGGAAGCTGGTGATATGATGCGAAAAAGTATTGTATTCGATAAAAATACACCAGATGTATTCTATTGTCCCATTCATAAACCAACtggttttgataaattaattgtgAA AGCACGACCATTATCAAGATTATGTGAATTTGAAGGTAAAGGTATACCAGAAGATTATAAATCAGATTGTTATCAAGATGTTGATGAAACTGAATATGCATGCAAGGAGAAATATCGAATTATG ATGCGAATGTATCCACCTGGTAGTGAAAAACCATTTGACGACAGCAGTTTAGCCAAATTTAAAGCTGTCGATATGGATAAAGTATTAAAAGTTTTACCCGAAGATAAacggatatttttgaaaaaccggCTTGgataa
- the LOC123304953 gene encoding uncharacterized protein LOC123304953 isoform X2 encodes MNIFYKMNWIVSILLVVTIVEAGDMMRKSIVFDKNTPDVFYCPIHKPTGFDKLIVKARPLSRLCEFEGKGIPEDYKSDCYQDVDETEYACKEKYRIMMRMYPPGSEKPFDDSSLAKFKAVDMDKVLKVLPEDKRIFLKNRLG; translated from the exons ATGAACATTTTT tACAAAATGAATTGGATAGTTAGCATATTATTAGTAGTCACGATTGTGGAAGCTGGTGATATGATGCGAAAAAGTATTGTATTCGATAAAAATACACCAGATGTATTCTATTGTCCCATTCATAAACCAACtggttttgataaattaattgtgAA AGCACGACCATTATCAAGATTATGTGAATTTGAAGGTAAAGGTATACCAGAAGATTATAAATCAGATTGTTATCAAGATGTTGATGAAACTGAATATGCATGCAAGGAGAAATATCGAATTATG ATGCGAATGTATCCACCTGGTAGTGAAAAACCATTTGACGACAGCAGTTTAGCCAAATTTAAAGCTGTCGATATGGATAAAGTATTAAAAGTTTTACCCGAAGATAAacggatatttttgaaaaaccggCTTGgataa
- the LOC123304953 gene encoding uncharacterized protein LOC123304953 isoform X4, which yields MLPTTYFYLDYKMNWIVSILLVVTIVEAGDMMRKSIVFDKNTPDVFYCPIHKPTGFDKLIVKARPLSRLCEFEGKGIPEDYKSDCYQDVDETEYACKEKYRIMKRKAKDTGDLKGDMNYDY from the exons ATGTTACCTACTACCTATTTTTACCTTGAT tACAAAATGAATTGGATAGTTAGCATATTATTAGTAGTCACGATTGTGGAAGCTGGTGATATGATGCGAAAAAGTATTGTATTCGATAAAAATACACCAGATGTATTCTATTGTCCCATTCATAAACCAACtggttttgataaattaattgtgAA AGCACGACCATTATCAAGATTATGTGAATTTGAAGGTAAAGGTATACCAGAAGATTATAAATCAGATTGTTATCAAGATGTTGATGAAACTGAATATGCATGCAAGGAGAAATATCGAATTATG aaacgCAAAGCTAAGGACACAGGTGATTTAAAAGGCGACATGAATTacgattattaa
- the LOC123304953 gene encoding uncharacterized protein LOC123304953 isoform X1 yields MLPTTYFYLDYKMNWIVSILLVVTIVEAGDMMRKSIVFDKNTPDVFYCPIHKPTGFDKLIVKARPLSRLCEFEGKGIPEDYKSDCYQDVDETEYACKEKYRIMMRMYPPGSEKPFDDSSLAKFKAVDMDKVLKVLPEDKRIFLKNRLG; encoded by the exons ATGTTACCTACTACCTATTTTTACCTTGAT tACAAAATGAATTGGATAGTTAGCATATTATTAGTAGTCACGATTGTGGAAGCTGGTGATATGATGCGAAAAAGTATTGTATTCGATAAAAATACACCAGATGTATTCTATTGTCCCATTCATAAACCAACtggttttgataaattaattgtgAA AGCACGACCATTATCAAGATTATGTGAATTTGAAGGTAAAGGTATACCAGAAGATTATAAATCAGATTGTTATCAAGATGTTGATGAAACTGAATATGCATGCAAGGAGAAATATCGAATTATG ATGCGAATGTATCCACCTGGTAGTGAAAAACCATTTGACGACAGCAGTTTAGCCAAATTTAAAGCTGTCGATATGGATAAAGTATTAAAAGTTTTACCCGAAGATAAacggatatttttgaaaaaccggCTTGgataa